One genomic region from Mangifera indica cultivar Alphonso chromosome 17, CATAS_Mindica_2.1, whole genome shotgun sequence encodes:
- the LOC123199938 gene encoding vacuolar protein sorting-associated protein 2 homolog 1-like yields MSFLFGKKKTPAELLRENKRMLDKSIREIERERQGLQTQEKKLITEIKKSAKQGQMGAVKVMAKDLIRTRHQIEKFYKLKSQLQGVSLRIQTLKSTQAMGEAMKGVTKAMGQMNRQMNLPSLQKIMQEFEKQNEKMEMVTEVMGDAIDDALEGDEEEEETEELVNQVLDEIGIDVNQELVNAPSSAVAAPAAKGKVAQAETAASDDSGIDSELQARLTI; encoded by the exons ATGAGTTTCCTCTTCGGCAAAAAGAAAACCCCCGCAG AACTTCTGCGAGAGAATAAGAGGATGCTCGATAAATCGATTAGAGAGATAGAGAGGGAGAGACAAGGTCTACAAACGCAAGAGAAGAAACTCATTACTGAGATTAAGAAAAGTGCAAAACAAGGGCAAATG GGAGCTGTCAAGGTGATGGCAAAAGACCTTATTAGAACACGTCAtcagattgaaaaattttacaagcTTAAGTCACAACTTCAGGGTGTATCTCTTAGAATTCAG ACATTGAAATCCACACAAGCAATGGGAGAGGCAATGAAAGGTGTGACAAAAGCTATGGGCCAAATGAATAGGCAGATGAACTTGCCATCACTGCAGAAAATTATGCAAGAATTTGAGAAACAAAATGAGAAGATGGAAATGGTGACTGAGGTCATGGGTGATGCAATTGATGATGCTTTGGAAGGAgatgaggaagaggaagaaacggAAGAACTGGTTAATCAGGTTCTTGATGAGATCGGAATCGACGTCAATCAAGAG CTTGTGAATGCTCCATCTTCTGCCGTTGCTGCACCTGCTGCAAAGGGCAAGGTTGCACAAGCAGAAACAGCAGCAAGTGACGACAGTGGGATAGACAGTGAGTTACAGGCAAGGTTGACAATTTAA